A genomic segment from Pseudomonas sp. M30-35 encodes:
- the rlmB gene encoding 23S rRNA (guanosine(2251)-2'-O)-methyltransferase RlmB, whose amino-acid sequence MSQLEKIYGLHAVEALLRHHPKRVKQVWLAEGRSDPRVQTLIALASESRVPVGQCERREMDVWVEGVHQGVVADVSPSQVWGEAMLDELLDRTEGAPLILVLDGVTDPHNLGACLRTADAAGALAVLIPKDKSATLNATVRKVACGAAEVIPLVAVTNLARSLEKLQQRGLWVVGTAGEAEQEIYDQDLTGPTILIMGAEGRGMRRLTREHCDYLVKLPMAGSVSSLNVSVATGVCLFEAMRQRRNVKK is encoded by the coding sequence ATGAGTCAGTTGGAAAAAATCTACGGCCTACATGCCGTAGAAGCATTGCTGCGTCATCACCCTAAGCGAGTCAAGCAGGTATGGCTGGCCGAAGGGCGTAGTGACCCTCGGGTACAGACCTTGATTGCTCTCGCGAGCGAGTCGCGCGTGCCGGTTGGCCAGTGTGAACGGCGCGAGATGGATGTCTGGGTTGAGGGCGTGCATCAGGGTGTTGTTGCGGACGTTAGCCCAAGCCAGGTTTGGGGCGAGGCCATGCTCGATGAGTTGCTCGATCGTACCGAAGGCGCGCCGTTGATTCTGGTGCTCGATGGCGTGACTGATCCGCACAATCTCGGCGCGTGCTTGCGTACCGCTGATGCGGCGGGCGCGCTAGCGGTGCTGATTCCGAAAGACAAATCAGCCACGCTCAATGCAACGGTGCGCAAGGTCGCTTGTGGCGCTGCTGAAGTGATTCCGCTGGTGGCAGTGACCAACTTGGCGCGCAGCCTGGAAAAGCTTCAGCAGCGCGGCTTGTGGGTGGTCGGCACTGCGGGCGAAGCCGAGCAAGAGATCTACGATCAAGACCTGACAGGCCCAACCATCCTGATCATGGGTGCCGAAGGTCGCGGCATGCGCCGTCTTACGCGCGAGCATTGTGATTATCTGGTCAAACTGCCAATGGCGGGCAGCGTTAGCAGTCTTAACGTCTCGGTAGCCACTGGTGTCTGCCTGTTTGAAGCGATGCGTCAGCGCCGTAATGTGAAAAAATAA
- a CDS encoding adenylosuccinate synthase, translating into MGKNVVVLGTQWGDEGKGKIVDLLTEQAAAVVRYQGGHNAGHTLVIDGEKTVLHLIPSGVLRDGVQCLIGNGVVVAPDALMREIIKLEDKGVPVRERLRISPSCPLILSYHVALDQAREKARGDAKIGTTGRGIGPAYEDKVARRGLRIGDLFHRERFAAKLGELLDYHNFVLQNFYKEPAIDFQKTLDECMEYAELLKPMMADVTAILHEMRRDAKDIMFEGAQGSLLDIDHGTYPYVTSSNTTAGGIATGSGFGPMYLDYILGITKAYTTRVGSGPFPTELFDETGAFLAKRGHEFGATTGRARRCGWFDAVILRRAIEINSISGLCLTKLDVLDGLETINICVGYKDQNGEVLVDAPTDADSYIGLQPVYEEVPGWSESTLGAKTLEELPANARNYIKRVEELVGAPIDIISTGPDRNETIVLRHPFA; encoded by the coding sequence ATGGGTAAGAATGTCGTAGTCCTGGGCACCCAGTGGGGCGATGAGGGTAAGGGCAAGATCGTCGATCTGCTGACTGAGCAGGCTGCTGCCGTAGTTCGTTATCAGGGCGGTCATAACGCTGGCCACACGCTGGTTATCGACGGCGAGAAAACCGTTCTGCACCTGATTCCTTCGGGCGTTCTGCGCGACGGCGTGCAGTGCTTGATCGGCAACGGCGTAGTGGTTGCCCCGGATGCGCTGATGCGTGAAATCATCAAGCTTGAAGATAAAGGTGTGCCGGTGCGCGAGCGTCTGCGTATCAGTCCTTCTTGCCCGCTGATTCTGTCTTATCACGTGGCGCTGGATCAGGCTCGTGAAAAAGCCCGTGGTGACGCCAAGATCGGTACGACCGGTCGCGGTATTGGCCCGGCTTACGAAGATAAGGTCGCGCGTCGAGGTCTGCGTATCGGTGATTTGTTCCACCGTGAGCGCTTTGCCGCCAAGCTCGGTGAACTGCTCGATTACCACAACTTCGTACTGCAGAATTTCTACAAAGAGCCTGCAATCGACTTCCAGAAAACTTTAGACGAGTGCATGGAGTACGCAGAGTTGCTGAAGCCGATGATGGCTGATGTGACGGCGATCCTTCACGAAATGCGTCGTGACGCCAAGGACATCATGTTTGAAGGCGCGCAAGGCTCATTGCTGGATATCGACCACGGTACCTACCCGTACGTAACCAGTTCCAATACCACGGCTGGCGGTATCGCTACCGGTTCTGGTTTTGGTCCGATGTACCTCGATTACATCCTGGGTATCACCAAGGCTTACACCACGCGTGTGGGTTCGGGTCCGTTCCCGACCGAGCTGTTCGATGAGACCGGTGCATTCCTCGCCAAGCGTGGTCATGAGTTCGGTGCTACCACCGGCCGTGCTCGTCGTTGCGGCTGGTTTGACGCGGTTATCCTGCGTCGCGCTATCGAAATCAACAGTATCTCGGGCCTGTGCCTGACCAAGCTGGACGTGCTCGACGGTCTGGAAACCATCAACATCTGTGTAGGTTACAAGGACCAGAACGGTGAAGTTCTGGTCGATGCGCCGACTGATGCTGATAGCTACATCGGTTTGCAGCCAGTGTACGAAGAAGTGCCGGGTTGGAGTGAGTCGACTCTGGGCGCCAAGACCCTTGAAGAGCTGCCAGCTAACGCGCGCAATTACATCAAGCGTGTTGAAGAGTTGGTGGGCGCACCAATCGATATCATCTCGACCGGTCCTGACCGCAACGAGACCATCGTGTTGCGTCACCCGTTCGCGTAA
- the rpsF gene encoding 30S ribosomal protein S6, translated as MRHYEIIFLVHPDQSEQVGGMVERYTKLIEEDGGKIHRLEDWGRRQLAYAINNVHKAHYVMLNVECTGKALAELEDNFRYNDAVIRNMVIRREEAVVEQSEMLKAEENRSERRERRDRPENAESDDSNSDDSDNNDSDNADE; from the coding sequence ATGCGTCATTACGAAATCATCTTTCTGGTTCACCCGGACCAGAGCGAGCAAGTCGGCGGCATGGTTGAGCGTTACACCAAGCTGATCGAAGAAGACGGCGGCAAGATTCACCGTCTGGAAGATTGGGGCCGTCGCCAGTTGGCGTACGCTATCAACAACGTTCACAAGGCTCACTACGTGATGCTGAACGTTGAGTGCACTGGCAAAGCCCTGGCTGAGCTGGAAGACAACTTCCGTTACAACGACGCTGTGATCCGTAACATGGTCATCCGTCGCGAAGAAGCAGTCGTTGAACAGTCGGAGATGCTCAAGGCCGAAGAAAACCGCAGTGAGCGCCGTGAGCGTCGTGACCGTCCTGAAAACGCTGAGTCTGACGACTCGAACAGCGATGACAGCGACAACAACGACAGCGACAACGCTGACGAGTAA
- a CDS encoding DUF2065 domain-containing protein, with protein MWQELGIAVCLVLVLEGILPFLYPRRWRGTVEQLIQLSDRGLRLMGLASMLLGTALLYWLH; from the coding sequence ATGTGGCAGGAATTAGGCATTGCAGTCTGTTTGGTCTTGGTGCTGGAAGGCATCCTGCCCTTTCTCTATCCGCGTCGTTGGCGCGGTACGGTCGAGCAGCTAATTCAATTGTCAGATCGCGGACTGCGTCTTATGGGGCTGGCCAGCATGTTGCTGGGCACAGCACTTCTTTATTGGCTTCACTGA
- the rpsR gene encoding 30S ribosomal protein S18 has protein sequence MARFFRRRKFCRFTAEDVKEIDFKDLNTLKAYISETGKIVPSRITGTKARYQRQLATAIKRARFLALLPYTDSHGR, from the coding sequence ATGGCACGTTTCTTCCGTCGTCGTAAATTCTGCCGTTTCACCGCTGAAGACGTGAAAGAGATCGATTTCAAAGATCTCAACACGCTGAAAGCTTACATCTCGGAAACCGGCAAAATCGTTCCTAGCCGTATCACCGGTACTAAGGCTCGTTATCAGCGTCAGCTGGCTACCGCTATCAAGCGCGCTCGCTTCCTGGCCCTGCTGCCTTACACCGACAGCCACGGCCGCTAA
- the rnr gene encoding ribonuclease R, whose translation MADWQSLDPEAAREAEKYENPIPSRELILKHLDERGSPANREQLLEEFGLTTDEQIEALRRRLRAMERDGQLIYTRRGTYAPVDKLDLVLGRISGHRDGFGFLVPDDGSDDLFLSPAQMRLVFDGDRALARVAGLDRRGRREGAVVEVIARGHESIVGRYYEESGIGFVIPDNPKIQQEVLITQGRNAGAKQGQFVEVKITHWPTQRFQPQGDVVEVVGNYMAPGMEIDVALRSYDIPHVWPDAVVKEASKLKPEVEEKDKEKRVDLRHLPFVTIDGEDARDFDDAVYCEKGGGNWRLFGGGWKLYVAIADVSHYVKIGSALDAEAQVRGNSVYFPERVIPMLPEELSNGLCSLNPHVDRLAMVCEMTISKTGKMTDYQFYEAVIHSHARLTYNKVSTMLEQPKTVDGKALCTEYKEVLPHLKQLYSLYHVLLTARHERGAIDFETQETRIIFGAGRKIAEIRPTQRNDAHKLIEECMLAANVATAAFMQKHEIPALYRVHDGPPPERLEKLKAFLGELGLSLHRGKAKDGPSPKDYQALLETIKDRPDYHLIQTVMLRSLSQAVYSADNHGHFGLNYDAYAHFTSPIRRYPDLLIHRAIRSVVRSKLDTPHVQRAGATSMPKARIYPYDEAILEELGEQCSMSERRADEATRDVVNWLKCEFMKDRVGETFPGVITAVTGFGLFVELSDIYVEGLVHVTALPADYYHFDPVHHRLAGERSGRNFRLGDSVEVKVMRVDLDERKIDFEIAQSATDAPVGRKRGDSARGRNDRSAKGERSSKTERGGKGKGERESKSSSQPAPNADVQKSRDVKRALLAGAKAKPKAAGSKGASKEEGKPAAPSKHRKGPPKSGGSTSGAPRKRKAKP comes from the coding sequence ATGGCCGATTGGCAATCCCTCGATCCCGAGGCCGCTCGTGAAGCGGAAAAATATGAAAACCCCATTCCAAGTCGTGAGCTTATTCTTAAGCATCTCGATGAACGTGGCTCTCCGGCAAACCGTGAGCAACTGCTGGAAGAGTTCGGGCTGACAACTGACGAGCAGATAGAAGCGCTGCGTCGTCGGCTGCGTGCAATGGAGCGCGACGGTCAGCTTATTTACACGCGTCGCGGAACCTATGCGCCGGTTGATAAGTTGGATTTGGTACTGGGCCGTATCAGCGGTCACCGCGATGGTTTCGGCTTCCTGGTCCCGGATGACGGTAGCGATGACCTGTTTCTCAGCCCGGCGCAAATGCGTTTGGTATTCGATGGTGATCGCGCCTTGGCGCGGGTTGCCGGTCTCGACCGCCGTGGTCGCCGTGAAGGCGCCGTGGTCGAAGTGATCGCTCGCGGCCATGAATCCATCGTCGGTCGTTATTACGAAGAAAGCGGTATTGGCTTCGTGATTCCCGATAACCCGAAAATTCAGCAAGAAGTGTTGATCACTCAAGGTCGTAATGCGGGTGCCAAGCAAGGCCAGTTTGTTGAGGTGAAGATCACCCATTGGCCAACCCAGCGTTTCCAGCCGCAAGGTGATGTGGTTGAGGTTGTGGGTAACTACATGGCGCCGGGCATGGAAATCGACGTTGCCCTGCGCAGCTACGACATTCCCCATGTATGGCCGGATGCGGTGGTTAAAGAAGCCAGCAAGCTGAAGCCGGAAGTCGAAGAAAAAGATAAAGAAAAGCGGGTTGATTTGCGTCATCTGCCGTTCGTCACCATCGACGGTGAAGATGCGCGTGATTTCGATGACGCGGTGTATTGCGAGAAAGGTGGCGGTAACTGGCGCCTGTTCGGAGGCGGTTGGAAGCTATACGTAGCCATCGCTGACGTGTCGCATTACGTCAAAATCGGTTCGGCGCTCGATGCTGAGGCGCAAGTACGCGGTAACTCGGTGTATTTCCCGGAGCGGGTTATCCCGATGCTGCCGGAAGAGTTGTCCAATGGCCTGTGCTCGCTGAATCCGCATGTTGATCGTTTAGCCATGGTTTGTGAGATGACAATCTCGAAAACCGGCAAGATGACCGACTATCAGTTTTATGAAGCGGTTATTCACTCCCATGCTCGCCTGACCTACAACAAGGTCAGCACCATGCTGGAGCAGCCGAAGACTGTTGATGGCAAGGCGCTTTGCACTGAATACAAAGAGGTGCTGCCGCATCTCAAGCAACTGTATTCGCTGTATCACGTATTGCTGACTGCACGTCACGAGCGTGGCGCGATTGATTTCGAGACTCAGGAAACCCGCATCATCTTCGGTGCTGGGCGCAAGATTGCTGAAATTCGCCCGACCCAGCGTAACGATGCGCACAAGTTGATCGAAGAATGCATGCTTGCCGCCAACGTTGCCACAGCCGCATTTATGCAAAAGCATGAAATTCCGGCGCTGTACCGTGTCCACGATGGTCCGCCGCCTGAGCGTCTGGAAAAACTAAAAGCATTCCTCGGTGAGCTGGGTTTGAGCCTGCATCGGGGCAAAGCCAAAGATGGTCCTTCACCGAAGGATTATCAGGCGTTGCTTGAAACCATCAAGGACCGCCCGGATTACCACCTGATTCAAACCGTGATGCTGCGTTCATTGAGCCAGGCGGTGTACAGCGCTGATAATCATGGCCACTTTGGTCTCAATTACGACGCCTATGCGCACTTCACTTCGCCGATTCGTCGCTACCCGGATCTATTGATTCACCGGGCGATCCGCAGCGTGGTTCGCTCCAAGCTCGATACCCCGCACGTTCAGCGTGCCGGTGCCACGAGCATGCCCAAAGCGCGGATTTATCCGTATGACGAGGCGATTCTCGAAGAGCTTGGCGAGCAGTGCTCGATGTCTGAGCGCCGCGCTGATGAAGCCACGCGCGATGTGGTGAATTGGCTCAAGTGCGAGTTTATGAAAGACCGCGTTGGCGAGACCTTTCCAGGCGTAATTACTGCGGTGACCGGTTTTGGTCTGTTCGTAGAGCTGAGTGATATCTACGTTGAAGGTTTGGTGCACGTCACCGCGCTGCCAGCAGACTATTACCACTTCGACCCGGTACATCATCGTTTGGCGGGTGAGCGCAGTGGCCGCAACTTCCGTCTGGGTGACAGCGTTGAAGTGAAGGTTATGCGGGTTGATCTCGACGAGCGCAAAATCGACTTCGAAATTGCCCAAAGCGCCACCGATGCTCCGGTCGGCCGTAAGCGTGGTGACAGTGCGCGTGGGCGTAATGACCGCTCCGCAAAAGGTGAGCGCAGCAGCAAAACTGAGCGTGGCGGCAAGGGCAAGGGTGAGCGTGAAAGTAAATCCTCCAGCCAGCCAGCGCCGAATGCTGATGTGCAAAAAAGCCGTGATGTTAAGCGCGCATTGCTGGCTGGCGCCAAGGCGAAGCCAAAAGCTGCTGGATCCAAGGGGGCGTCAAAGGAAGAGGGTAAGCCGGCTGCGCCGTCTAAACATCGTAAAGGCCCGCCGAAGTCTGGTGGGTCGACCAGCGGTGCACCGCGTAAACGTAAGGCTAAGCCATGA
- the hflC gene encoding protease modulator HflC yields MSSKSLVALIVAVVLAIIAWNSFYIVAQTERAVLLQFGRIVNPDVKPGLHVKIPYVNQVRLFDGRLMTLDASSSRFLTLEKKALMVDAYAKWRVRDAERYYTATSGIKQTADERLSRRLEASLRDQFGKRTLHESVSGERDALMADVTASLNKAAQSELGIEVVDVRVKGIDLPKEVNRSVFDRMSSEREREAREHRAKGKELAEGIRADADRQRRVLLAEAYRQAEELRGEGDAKAAAIYAKAYGQDQEFYSFYRSLKAYRESFADKRDVLVLDPSSEFFRYLEKSTQP; encoded by the coding sequence ATGAGTAGTAAATCACTGGTTGCCCTGATCGTTGCAGTGGTTCTGGCGATCATCGCTTGGAACAGCTTCTATATCGTCGCTCAAACTGAGCGTGCGGTGTTGCTGCAGTTCGGTCGTATCGTCAATCCAGACGTGAAGCCTGGTCTGCACGTGAAGATTCCATACGTTAACCAGGTGCGCCTGTTTGATGGTCGCTTGATGACATTGGATGCAAGCAGCTCGCGTTTCCTCACCTTGGAAAAGAAAGCATTGATGGTTGATGCTTATGCCAAGTGGCGTGTGCGTGATGCTGAGCGGTACTACACCGCGACTTCCGGTATCAAGCAAACGGCTGACGAACGTCTGTCGCGTCGTCTTGAAGCGTCCCTGCGTGACCAATTTGGTAAGCGTACTCTGCACGAGTCTGTGTCGGGTGAGCGAGATGCGTTGATGGCTGACGTGACTGCATCGCTAAACAAAGCGGCACAGAGCGAGCTGGGTATCGAGGTTGTTGACGTGCGGGTTAAGGGCATTGACTTGCCTAAAGAAGTAAACCGCAGCGTGTTCGACCGTATGAGCTCGGAACGTGAGCGTGAAGCTCGCGAGCATCGCGCCAAGGGTAAAGAGTTGGCAGAAGGTATCCGTGCGGATGCCGATCGTCAGCGCCGTGTATTGTTAGCAGAAGCCTACCGTCAAGCTGAAGAGCTGCGCGGTGAGGGTGACGCTAAAGCTGCAGCCATCTACGCCAAGGCATACGGTCAGGATCAGGAGTTTTACTCCTTCTACCGCAGCCTCAAGGCTTACCGTGAGAGTTTCGCGGACAAGCGTGACGTGTTGGTGCTGGATCCAAGTAGCGAGTTCTTCCGCTATCTGGAAAAATCTACGCAGCCATAA
- a CDS encoding ATP phosphoribosyltransferase regulatory subunit: MATVDRWLLPDGIEEVLPPEAARIEVARRQVLDLFQCWGYEFVVTPHIEYLESLLTGAGQDLDLRTFKVIDPLSGRQMGFRADITPQVARIDAHTLRREGPSRLCYAGSVLHAQPRALTTSRSPIQLGAELYGDASPASDVEVISLLVNTLELAVVPDVHMDLGHVGIYRGLARAAGLSGAVEQQLFDALQRKAIDEIAELTEALPADLSKMLRALAELCGGREVLDLAQACLVEAPDDVHAALDDLVAIADELSLRYPELPLYFDLGELRGYHYHTGVVFAAFVPGVGQSIAQGGRYDDIGADFGRARPATGFSTDLKTLVSLGNMQLADAPAGIWAPDHHDVYLWQAVQKLRGEGVRVVQALPEQSLADAHEAGCDRQLQLRDGRWQVTPLAS, translated from the coding sequence ATGGCGACGGTAGACCGCTGGCTGCTGCCAGATGGCATTGAAGAAGTTTTGCCTCCAGAGGCTGCGCGCATTGAAGTGGCGCGCCGGCAGGTGCTGGATCTGTTCCAGTGCTGGGGTTATGAATTCGTAGTAACGCCGCATATCGAATACCTTGAGTCGCTGCTAACGGGCGCGGGTCAGGATCTCGATCTGCGGACGTTCAAGGTGATCGATCCTTTATCGGGTCGGCAAATGGGCTTCCGTGCGGACATTACGCCGCAGGTTGCACGCATTGATGCGCATACGCTACGCCGCGAAGGGCCTAGCCGCCTGTGCTATGCCGGTAGTGTGTTGCATGCGCAACCGCGTGCGCTCACCACCTCGCGCAGTCCGATTCAGTTGGGCGCCGAGTTGTATGGCGATGCGAGCCCGGCGAGTGATGTTGAGGTGATCAGTCTGCTGGTCAATACGCTTGAGCTGGCTGTCGTGCCGGATGTGCACATGGACCTCGGTCATGTCGGCATCTATCGCGGCCTGGCGCGTGCTGCGGGCTTGTCTGGTGCAGTTGAACAGCAGTTGTTTGATGCTCTGCAGCGTAAGGCTATTGATGAAATTGCCGAGCTGACCGAAGCATTGCCTGCTGACCTGAGCAAAATGCTGCGCGCACTGGCTGAGCTGTGCGGTGGTCGTGAGGTGCTTGATCTGGCGCAAGCGTGCCTGGTTGAGGCGCCGGATGACGTGCATGCGGCGCTGGATGATCTGGTGGCAATTGCCGATGAACTGAGTCTGCGTTACCCAGAGTTGCCGTTGTACTTTGATCTTGGTGAGTTGCGCGGCTATCACTATCACACGGGTGTCGTGTTTGCGGCGTTCGTACCGGGTGTCGGTCAGTCGATTGCTCAGGGTGGTCGTTATGACGATATCGGCGCAGACTTCGGTCGCGCCCGCCCGGCTACTGGTTTCTCGACAGATTTAAAAACGCTGGTGAGCTTGGGCAACATGCAGTTGGCGGATGCGCCGGCGGGTATTTGGGCGCCTGATCACCACGATGTTTACCTGTGGCAAGCGGTACAAAAGCTGCGCGGCGAAGGTGTGCGGGTTGTACAGGCTCTGCCAGAGCAATCTTTGGCTGATGCGCATGAGGCTGGCTGTGACCGTCAGTTGCAGTTGCGTGATGGTCGTTGGCAAGTGACGCCCCTGGCGTCCTGA